Within Vallitalea okinawensis, the genomic segment TTCTTTTTTATCCGAGTTATATACAGGTGTATCTTCTTCCCTTGAGAAGCATGTATCTCCAACTGCAAAGTGTGGTCCCATTTTCTCAACAATTAAAATAGGCAAGATATCGATTATCCCATGTTTATTCGCCATAACATACGCAGTCGTATTAGTTCCTATAGCAAATTCACCAAGAGGTAGTGTTTTATGTGGGAACATTAAGTTCTCTTCAATATATTTTTTATTTTCCTCTTTGGACTCAAAGTTCGTACAGCTGTATTCTTCAATAAAACCATCCTTAAAGGTTAATACTAAATTGTCATACTTTAAATTATTGAGATACACTTCTTCAACATGTAGTGTACCGTTGGTTCCAGTTAATTGTGGTGATGTAAAGACCTCACCAACTGGAATGTTCACATCAGCTACACAATTGACAAAGTTAGTTTGATGAGCAGGGTCATCTAATTTGGGAAGTGCTACAGTAATATCTGTTTGATTGCCTTCTTTTCCTTTTACATGAACTTCTTTACCTAGATCTAATGCATCGATAATGGATTGTTGAATTCTTTCATAAATATCACTATCCAAAGTATTAACTTTACATGTATCTTCAAATATTTCTTCGAATTTTTCACCAACATCTGGGATTGGTAACGCCATAATGGTAAAGCTGTATTCTTCTCGAGGTACATATTGATTAAGTATCATCTGAAGTTTTCCTGTATGACTTTGTTTCAATTGACCTTGTTCATCAGAAAGCTTAATACATGCCTCTTTACTTTCAGGTTTAAATGGAATTTCCCCAAATTGTTCAAGAACTGCTGGACCAGCATATCCTTTAACTTGATCCTTTAATAGCTTTAATGCTTTTTCAGTAGCTTCTTCTAATAATTCTGCATAGTCACTACCAAAGTATAAAGCGTCATCAAAACGATGGTCATATGTGAACTGCTTATTAGGTTCATTGCTGTATAATACACTAATAAAGCTTGTAAGATTCATTGCCTTGAAATTATCAACTGCCTGTCTAATAATGCGTTCCTCACCTACATGGAAACGAATACCAACATGATCTTTAATAGACATATCTTTATTATCACGGATAAAGCCTTTTCGATAACCCTCAGTAAAAGTTTTTGCTATATCATTAATTTTAGTTTCATCCATTGAATTAATAAATCTAGCCATTTTTATTTCATTTTCCGTAATATAGACGCCATATCTAAAAAGATATCTTAAATCATCTAATTTAGACTCTGTAATAATATCCAATCGATATGAGATTTCGGGAAGTAGTGATTCTCTTGCCCATAATTCTCTCTTTAGTGATAAACCTTCTTTTACATTAGAAGTTACTATTGCCTTAAGTTTTCCTGTATTAATATGTTTGTTACCCATGATATAGTCGAAGGCACGTATAAAGATATCATTCATTTCTGCCATATCAAATATTCTATGCTCATAAGCAGATTTCACATAACCTCTTATTTTTGTATTTAAGTAGGCTAATATTTGACCTACTTCTAAACCAAAACGCTTAACTGAATAGGCTGGGTTTGCATAACTTGTCCTATAGTTTTCTCCAGTAATATCTTTATAAATCTTATGATTATCTTGAAATAATGCATCAAAGGTATTCTTAACAAAATAGTCTTCACCTAGCTCATACTCAAAATCAGCGATCATTAAGATAAAGGTAGAAAGACGATGGAAGTAATCGTTATATTTATTTTTCTTCTTGTCTTTTGTTTTGTCCTTTATTTTCTTTATATACTCTAGTGAATCATTGTAGTCCCCTTGAGCCTTATTGTTGAGTGTCTTATAATAGTTTCTATAATCGAACATAAAAAACCTCCTTAGTACAAATTCCAGTCATTTACATCAAATGACTCTCTAATATAACTTTATCATACTCTTTAACAGAAGACAACCTTCTGTGTATCAATCATAATTTTTTTGTGTCAGCTTTTATTTTAGTGTAGGGAATGCTTGTATTTTCCTCGAAAGGCATCGTACTTTGCCTGTGCCAAAAAGACGTTATTTCATTATTCAGCTGGGTTTCATGATAAACATATCTACCATGGCTCCATTCATTAGGGAAGAGTTTTTGATACATCCGCTGCCCATAGCGCTCATCGATCAATACACCAATACCAATATCCTCCTCTGTTCTAATAACACGCCCAACAGCTTGTAAAACTTTATTCATGCCTGGATAGACATAAGCATATTCAAAACCTTTATGATATCTATGATCAAAGTGCTCTTTTATGATGTTGCGTTCAAAACATATCATAGGTAAGCCTACGCCTACGATAATGACGCCTTGTAAACGATCACCTATTAAATCAATTCCTTCTGAGAAACTAGATCCCATTACAGCAAATGCCACCATGGTTTCTTCCTTCCCCCCCTTAAATTGATTCAGGAATTCTTCCTTTTCTTCTTCATTCATGCCTTGTTTTTGTGCTAATATATTGATTTCTTTAAACTCCTCCATGAAATAGTCAATTATTTTGTTCATGTAGGCATAGGACGAGAAAAAAGCAAAATAATTACCTTGGTCATGACGTATAGCATTATAGATGCAATGAGCTACTTGATCATAGGTTCTCTCACGATGTTTATACTTTGTTGAAATAGATGTATTAAAGAGCAATTCTAAATTATTTTGATCAAATGGTGATGCTAGGTGCATACGATAAGACTCAGCATCGCCTCCCAGTAGATCAATAAAATATTGCATGGGTAATAATGTAGCAGAAAAGACAACTATTGCTTTAACACCATCATGGATTTTCTTTAAAAACTCAGCTGGATCTAAACAGAAGAGTTTAATCATAACATCAGTACCCAGCTTCTCATAATATGTCATGTAATTATCGTCATACATTTCTGCTATTTTTATAAAATTATTGATTTCAAAGAATAATTCCATTAACTGATCTTTATATGCAACCTTCTTATGCTCATTAAGAAACTCCTCTGTATACTTATGCAACTTTCTTAATTGTTTTAAAAATTTATCAGAGTAATCTTTTTGTTTATAGACTCCATCATTAGCTTCACATATCTTCCTAAATTCTATAAAAGATTTATTGACATTATTAAATAGCTTGGTCAAATAATCATCTTCAGATTTAACCAGATTCTTCATTTCTAGCATAGGCTTTTTATACAAGGCTGATGAGTACATGTCCCGTCCCCTATCAACAAGGTTATGTGCCTCATCAACTAAGAGTATTAGTTCACTACTCTCTTCTGTGAAATACCGCCTTAAAGCAACACGGGGATCAAATGCATAATTATAGTCGCATATAATAACATCACAATAGTTAGATACATCTAGGGAGAATTCATAGGGGCACATCTGATGTTTTTCAGCGTAATCCAATAATGTCTGACGGTCAATCCGATCATTCTGCTGTAAAATATCGTCAAGAGCATCATTTAACTTATCAAAATAACCTTTTGTATAAGGACACTCCCCTGAATTACAATCTCTATGCTCAAGAAAACATACTTTATCTTTAGCTGTTAAGATAATTCTGCGTAACCTCAAGCCATGATTTTCTAGTAGCATTAACGTCTTATCCGCTACTTCTCTCCCAATAGTTTTAGCTGTTAAATAAAATATTTTTTCACCATGCCCCTCGCCAATAGCCTTAATGGCAGGGAATAACGTAGCTAAAGTCTTTCCTGTACCAGTAGGAGCCCTTGCAAATAGTTTCTGCCCATTACCTTCTTTAATTGTCTTATATACTGCAACTGCTAACTCTCTCTGCCCATTCCGATACCTATCAAATGGAAAATCAAGTTCTTTGATAGACAATAGTTTTATATTATTCCATCTCTCTAGCTTTTCTATCCATCGACCATAAGCATCCACATAATCATAAAATTCTTTTTTTAATTGTTGAAAAGTATATTTTTTACGAAGTCGTTTTATCGAATCATGATCTAAATTAATATAAGTCAATTGTAGAGTTAGAGCAGATAATTCTTCTTGCTCTGCATAAATAAACCCATAGCAAACTGCTTGAGCCCAATGTAATTGATTAAAATCTTCATCAATATCATCAAGAGGTACATATGTAGACTTAATTTCATCAATAATGAATAACCCTTCATCTTCATAAAGGCCATCAATACGCCCACTGATATGCATATCAAAGCTGGGAAAATTAATAATCTTGGAAACGTGTACCTCTGCTTGATAACCATCCCCCATATTTTTTTGTATCTTTTGATGGGCAAACAATCCTTCCAGCGTACGATTATTACTTCCAAAATCAAATATCAAATCTCCACTTCTTAGTGAATATTCAATTAAACTTCTTACAGATACTTTATATTTCTTATTAGAACTCATGCCATCACCATACGAACAAATTTTCTCATATACTCTATCATAATGCATACGCTAACAAATAACAAGTTAATTTATACTTTAGCATGCTTAACCCTACTATATTTTAATACATAGTTTCCCTCTATACACCTATACTAATGAATAATAGCCCTTGATTGAAGGAGGTCCATAAAATGCATGTTATTGAAACAAATAAATTGACCAAGTATTACGGTAAGGCAAGAGGTATCATAGATGTTTCACTTCAAGTACTAGAAGGTGAAATCTTTGGCTTTATAGGTCCAAATGGAGCAGGAAAATCAACAACTATTCGAACCCTCTTATCTCTCATCTATCCAACTAGTGGCAGTGCAAAAATATTTGGTAAGGATTGTATCAAAGAAGGCTCAGAGATTCGTAAAAGAATAGGTTACCTACCCTCAGAAGTTTTTTACTATGATAATATGCGCGTAATGGACCTATTAAAGTATTCTGCTAGTTTTTATGGAAAAGATGCTACCACACGTATACATGAGCTTGCAGAAATAATGAATCTTGATTTGAAGAAAAAAATTGATGAACTTTCTTTCGGTAATAAGAAAAAAGTCGGAATTGTACAAGGTTTGCTTCATGAACCTGATCTTATTATCTTAGATGAACCAACAAGTGGACTTGATCCATTAATGCAGCAAAACTTTTTTAATTTAATCAGAGAAGAAAATAAAAAGGGAGCTACTATCTTTTTCTCTTCACACATTCTTGATGAGGTACAAAAAATGTGCCATCGTGTTTCTATCATCAAAGAAGGTAAAATCATAAAAACTGAAACCATAGAATCTCTCAGACAGGATAATTATAAAAAGTTTAGAATAGAGACGACAACAGCTTTATCACAAAACCTTTTTCAGTTAGCTGGTGTTAATGATCTACATGTTGATCAGAATATAGCAAGTTTTATCTATAAAGGCGATATCAATACTGTTATCAGTCAACTTAATGCATTAAATCTAAAGAATTTG encodes:
- a CDS encoding aminopeptidase, whose product is MFDYRNYYKTLNNKAQGDYNDSLEYIKKIKDKTKDKKKNKYNDYFHRLSTFILMIADFEYELGEDYFVKNTFDALFQDNHKIYKDITGENYRTSYANPAYSVKRFGLEVGQILAYLNTKIRGYVKSAYEHRIFDMAEMNDIFIRAFDYIMGNKHINTGKLKAIVTSNVKEGLSLKRELWARESLLPEISYRLDIITESKLDDLRYLFRYGVYITENEIKMARFINSMDETKINDIAKTFTEGYRKGFIRDNKDMSIKDHVGIRFHVGEERIIRQAVDNFKAMNLTSFISVLYSNEPNKQFTYDHRFDDALYFGSDYAELLEEATEKALKLLKDQVKGYAGPAVLEQFGEIPFKPESKEACIKLSDEQGQLKQSHTGKLQMILNQYVPREEYSFTIMALPIPDVGEKFEEIFEDTCKVNTLDSDIYERIQQSIIDALDLGKEVHVKGKEGNQTDITVALPKLDDPAHQTNFVNCVADVNIPVGEVFTSPQLTGTNGTLHVEEVYLNNLKYDNLVLTFKDGFIEEYSCTNFESKEENKKYIEENLMFPHKTLPLGEFAIGTNTTAYVMANKHGIIDILPILIVEKMGPHFAVGDTCFSREEDTPVYNSDKKEIMARDNEKSIKRKENMDDAYTYVHTDITLPYDGLEFITVIKTSGETIDIIKDGRFVLKGTEELNKPFVG
- a CDS encoding ABC transporter ATP-binding protein, producing MHVIETNKLTKYYGKARGIIDVSLQVLEGEIFGFIGPNGAGKSTTIRTLLSLIYPTSGSAKIFGKDCIKEGSEIRKRIGYLPSEVFYYDNMRVMDLLKYSASFYGKDATTRIHELAEIMNLDLKKKIDELSFGNKKKVGIVQGLLHEPDLIILDEPTSGLDPLMQQNFFNLIREENKKGATIFFSSHILDEVQKMCHRVSIIKEGKIIKTETIESLRQDNYKKFRIETTTALSQNLFQLAGVNDLHVDQNIASFIYKGDINTVISQLNALNLKNLLVEEPTLEEIFMYYYEKED
- a CDS encoding ATP-dependent DNA helicase — translated: MSSNKKYKVSVRSLIEYSLRSGDLIFDFGSNNRTLEGLFAHQKIQKNMGDGYQAEVHVSKIINFPSFDMHISGRIDGLYEDEGLFIIDEIKSTYVPLDDIDEDFNQLHWAQAVCYGFIYAEQEELSALTLQLTYINLDHDSIKRLRKKYTFQQLKKEFYDYVDAYGRWIEKLERWNNIKLLSIKELDFPFDRYRNGQRELAVAVYKTIKEGNGQKLFARAPTGTGKTLATLFPAIKAIGEGHGEKIFYLTAKTIGREVADKTLMLLENHGLRLRRIILTAKDKVCFLEHRDCNSGECPYTKGYFDKLNDALDDILQQNDRIDRQTLLDYAEKHQMCPYEFSLDVSNYCDVIICDYNYAFDPRVALRRYFTEESSELILLVDEAHNLVDRGRDMYSSALYKKPMLEMKNLVKSEDDYLTKLFNNVNKSFIEFRKICEANDGVYKQKDYSDKFLKQLRKLHKYTEEFLNEHKKVAYKDQLMELFFEINNFIKIAEMYDDNYMTYYEKLGTDVMIKLFCLDPAEFLKKIHDGVKAIVVFSATLLPMQYFIDLLGGDAESYRMHLASPFDQNNLELLFNTSISTKYKHRERTYDQVAHCIYNAIRHDQGNYFAFFSSYAYMNKIIDYFMEEFKEINILAQKQGMNEEEKEEFLNQFKGGKEETMVAFAVMGSSFSEGIDLIGDRLQGVIIVGVGLPMICFERNIIKEHFDHRYHKGFEYAYVYPGMNKVLQAVGRVIRTEEDIGIGVLIDERYGQRMYQKLFPNEWSHGRYVYHETQLNNEITSFWHRQSTMPFEENTSIPYTKIKADTKKL